From a region of the Suncus etruscus isolate mSunEtr1 chromosome 11, mSunEtr1.pri.cur, whole genome shotgun sequence genome:
- the LOC126022148 gene encoding olfactory receptor 6C2-like yields MMKNHSITTFILVGLTDDPLIQIFLSIMLFLTYIFTLIGNLIIVIITLVDSHLKTPMYFFLRNFSILEIILTTVCVPRFLYSLTTGDKSVSYNACATQLFFGILTGATEFFLLTAMSYDRYVAICKPLHYTNIMSETVCTIFVGLCWVLGLIVIAPPLCMGLQLDFCDSNLIDHFLCDASPLLKIICSDTQLIEQLVLIMAVMTLILTLICVIVSYTYIIKTILRLPSAQQRKKAFSTCSSHMIVVSITYGSCIFMYIKPAKEGVALNKVVSLLNTSVIPLMNPFIYTLRNKQVKQAFKNSIKKMAFLSKNEETKKTF; encoded by the coding sequence ATGATGAAAAATCATTCAATAACAACATTCATCCTGGTAGGATTAACAGATGACCCACTTATACAGATTTTCCTTTCCATAATGCTATTTCTCACCTATATTTTCACACTTATTGGAAATCTAATAATTGTCATTATCACTCTGGTGGATTCGCACCTTAAAACacccatgtatttttttcttcgaAATTTCtccatattagaaataatattgaCAACTGTCTGTGTTCCCCGATTCTTGTACAGCCTGACAACTGGGGACAAAAGTGTTTCTTATAATGCTTGTGCTACTCAGTTATTTTTTGGGATCCTCACTGGGGCAACAGAATTTTTTCTTCTAACTGCCATGTCCTATGACCGTTATGTGGCCATTTGCAAGCCATTACACTACACTAACATCATGAGTGAAACAGTATGTACCATTTTTGTTGGTTTATGTTGGGTATTGGGATTAATTGTCATAGCCCCACCACTTTGCATGGGCCTTCAGCTAGATTTCTGTGATTCTAATCTCATTGACCATTTTCTTTGTGATGCATCTCCTCTACTAAAAATAATTTGCTCAGACACTCAATTGATAGAGCAACTTGTTTTAATCATGGCTGTGATGACTCTCATACTTACACTAATCTGCGTGATTGTTTCTTATACATACATCATCAAGACTATTCTGAGACTTCCTTCAGCTcagcaaagaaaaaaagcttTCTCCACCTGTTCTTCCCACATGATTGTAGTTTCCATTACATATGGAAGCTGTATCTTTATGTATATCAAACCTGCAAAGGAAGGAGTAGCCTTAAATAAGGTGGTGTCATTGCTCAATACTTCAGTTATCCCTTTGATGAACCCTTTCATTTATACTTTGCGAAATAAGCAAGTGAAACAAGCCTTCAAGAACTCAATTAAAAAGATGGCTTTTCTTTCAAAGAATGAGGAAACTAAAAAGACTTTTTAA